A window of Rhododendron vialii isolate Sample 1 chromosome 11a, ASM3025357v1 genomic DNA:
AGATTTacaatttgattttgaatttcaaagaAGCGGTATTTGGTGTAGAAAAGGAGATTGAAATAACTCGGCTTGAGACATGTGCTGCCTGTGATGGGTCGGGTGCCAAGCCAGGAACCAAACCAATCACGTGCAACACATGTGGAGGACAAGGACAAGTCGTTACAGCAGCACGGACTCCACTTGGTGTATTTCAGCAGGTAATGACCTGCTCTTCTTGTGGTGGGATGGGGGAGTCTTCTACTCCTTGCAATACATGTCGCGGCGATGGGCGAGTTAGGAAGTCGAAAAGGATTGGCCTAAAAGTCCCTGCCGGGGTTGATTCCGGCAGCCGGTTAAGGGTCCGGAGCGAAGGTAATGCAGGAAAGAGAGGTGGCCCCCCTGGAGACCTCTTTGTTCTCCTTGATGTACTTGGGGACCCTGTATTGAAACGAGATGACAGAAATATTCTCTGCGATTGTAAAGTTTCTTATATCGATGCTATTTTGGGAACGACGAAAAAGGTTCCAACAGTTGATGGAACGGTTGACTTGAGGATTCCGGCAGGGACCCAGCCGGGTACAACTCTAGTGATGGCAAAAAAGGGTGTCCCATATTTAAACAAAAGGAACACGAGGGGTGATCAGTTGGTGAAGGTGCAAGTTGAGATTCCAAAATGGGTAAGTGGTGAAGAGAAGAAGCTTATTGAAGAACTTGCAAAcctaaataaagaaaaagctCCTAACAGTAGGAGATAGTCAAGTCACAGATGGTGTTCTTGTGTTGTCGAACCGTATCTTTCTCGCTGATTTGTTAGATACAGCTGCTATTTGTTTTCCCTCCACTTCTGGATGTCAAGTGATCCTCTTGGGAGTGGGAGCTTTTGTGCTGATTTTGTCAGGTACAGCTGCTTTTCATGCGGGGGAATTTTGAGGGGTTGAATTTGTGCTGCGCATTATAGTACTTTATAACATAGGAAGAAATATAAAGGTCGAAGACACATTGCTGCTATATGTTCTGGCCTTTCCTTTATGTTGCCGAGATTCCGATaacatgttttcttgtaaatctGGGTACAACCCCACAAATTTTGTTATTTAATCTCTCATTCGTCTttcaatatatattttgtcatcTCAAATGTGCCTTGCTCTTGAAGTCCTTATTTTGTTGGCTAGGCAGGGTTTGATATTCTGTTCAGGACGTAGAAACTATGTACTATGTCTCTATGATGACATTCTGTGGAGATTGGCACCTAGTCATGGACAGCTGATCTGGTTTGCATGGTACCTTATCACCTGACATTTTCTGGGGATTACAGCTTTTGATAGGTATATTGGAAAAcgaattttgaacaaaatatttATCGGTACAGAACCCTTATGGAGTAGAATAAACAGGAACGGAACAATGGTTGCTGCAGATTGTGAGGATAGCAGGGAGAAGAAATTTGTATGTTCCATTATACTTTTGGGAAAAGTTTTTGGCTGTCATAAACTTCGAAAGCGTCGTACACTAGTAGTACTCTAAATCGGttgaattttggtatttttgtgaTAAATGAAGAAATCTATATGTGGAAGTTCATGCAGTGGAAACTTTTGGTATGGGATAAATTTTGTTTCAGTGATCTGTGGCAAATTATTATGCTTCAGGCATTAGAGACTGTCACAAAATCTTTAAAGTGCTTTCATTGTAGATACTGTATTTTGGCATGGGCTAATTCTCAAAATTTCTGTATATGCTTAGTTACAGAACGGggtaaaaggaaaaattaaaagggTAAATTCTGTTAAATTAACCCTCAACACTTGACATGTTTAGATTATACGAATTCTAGATGTCAAACATGGCGTCAAAGGAAAATCACAGTTATTATTCCGAAGCAACAAGAAAGATCACAATTATCCTCTTGACTCTCGATCATTAAGCCCATGacgtttttttttcattttaacctTCACTCATAACCCCCCTAAAACCGCCACATCAAATATCAAATCCATTCACCACACTCTAACGAAATCTATTCAAACCCTAATCACCCTTTACACCACGATTCTCCCACACCTAATCCCAACAGTTAGGTTCTTTTCCCTCCCCAacttcttttgattttgaaaaattaccGTTAGATGAAGAGAATGATAATTTTGTCATAAAAATTTATCATGTCATTTTTTGTTCAAATGACAAGTTCCATCCAAA
This region includes:
- the LOC131308903 gene encoding chaperone protein dnaJ A7A, chloroplastic-like, translated to MAIIPCGSTWVVRCGQPRLTLTSSVANKCTYSHCVSSKIRALASSSSTIFSQGSLHALFHAVPCRNPHHRRGARLIVRASSDYYAVLGVSKNAGKSEIKSAYRKLARSCHPDVNKEPGAEQKFKDISNAYEVLSDDEKRSIYDRYGEAGLKGAGVGTGDFSNPFDLFETLFDGLGGMGGMGMGGRGSRSRATEGEDQIYNLILNFKEAVFGVEKEIEITRLETCAACDGSGAKPGTKPITCNTCGGQGQVVTAARTPLGVFQQVMTCSSCGGMGESSTPCNTCRGDGRVRKSKRIGLKVPAGVDSGSRLRVRSEGNAGKRGGPPGDLFVLLDVLGDPVLKRDDRNILCDCKVSYIDAILGTTKKVPTVDGTVDLRIPAGTQPGTTLVMAKKGVPYLNKRNTRGDQLVKVQVEIPKWVSGEEKKLIEELANLNKEKAPNSRR